In the genome of Candidatus Palauibacter australiensis, one region contains:
- a CDS encoding ATP-binding protein encodes MYRRLAARFVKEALSDTPVVFLMGARQVGKTTLVRTLIDETWEYITFDDRAQLEIARADPVGFIRNLPAKKIALDEVQRVPDALLAVKQAVDEDRTPGRFLLTGSANAMLLPKLADALVGRMEAVRLATLSECEIAAREPSFIDTMLRLEMPVAAEVRVRDRLVRRIVAGGFPEPLARTSERRARAWHEQYIGTLVQRDLRELARVEHLDAMTKLLKLTALYSGRLVNLAELGGRLGLNRLTVGRYLALLEQLFVVERLPAWHTSEFKRLVKAPKLHAVDTGMICALRGINRHMLLNRPGELGALLESFVYNELRKQALWADEPLTFHHYRDKDKVEVDIVIETLSGRCFAIEVKAAAGLTAGDFHALRRFRTVAGDRFGAGILLYDGDHATAFGDRLFAVPIGALWAGTAM; translated from the coding sequence ATGTATCGACGTCTGGCGGCCCGCTTCGTCAAGGAGGCGCTCTCCGACACGCCGGTCGTCTTCCTCATGGGCGCGCGGCAAGTCGGAAAAACCACGCTGGTTCGAACTCTGATCGACGAAACCTGGGAATACATCACGTTCGACGACCGCGCGCAGTTGGAGATCGCCCGCGCGGATCCCGTGGGCTTCATACGTAACCTGCCTGCGAAGAAGATCGCGCTCGACGAAGTGCAGCGCGTTCCCGATGCGCTCCTCGCGGTCAAACAGGCGGTGGACGAGGACCGCACGCCCGGCCGCTTCCTGCTGACCGGCTCCGCCAACGCCATGCTGCTGCCCAAGTTGGCCGATGCCCTGGTTGGGCGAATGGAGGCCGTCCGGCTGGCGACACTGTCCGAGTGCGAAATCGCCGCTCGGGAACCCAGCTTCATCGACACCATGCTGCGGCTGGAAATGCCGGTGGCCGCCGAGGTGCGCGTAAGGGACCGCTTGGTGCGGCGGATCGTAGCGGGCGGATTCCCCGAGCCCTTGGCCCGAACGAGCGAGCGGCGGGCCCGCGCGTGGCACGAGCAGTACATCGGTACCCTGGTGCAGCGGGATCTGCGTGAACTCGCCCGCGTCGAGCACCTGGACGCGATGACGAAACTGCTCAAACTGACCGCCCTCTACTCCGGCCGCCTCGTCAATCTCGCCGAGCTTGGGGGCAGGCTGGGCCTGAACCGCCTCACCGTCGGCCGATACCTCGCTCTTCTGGAACAGCTCTTCGTCGTGGAGCGGCTGCCCGCGTGGCACACGAGCGAGTTCAAACGGCTCGTCAAGGCCCCGAAGCTGCACGCCGTCGACACGGGCATGATATGCGCCCTGCGCGGGATCAACCGGCACATGTTGCTGAACCGACCCGGCGAACTCGGGGCGCTGCTGGAGTCCTTCGTATACAACGAGCTGCGGAAGCAGGCGCTGTGGGCAGATGAACCGCTGACGTTCCATCACTACCGAGACAAGGACAAGGTGGAGGTGGACATCGTCATTGAGACGCTGTCCGGCCGATGCTTCGCGATCGAGGTAAAGGCGGCGGCGGGTTTGACGGCCGGGGACTTCCACGCTTTGAGACGGTTTCGAACCGTCGCCGGCGACCGGTTCGGGGCAGGCATTCTGCTGTACGACGGTGACCACGCCACAGCGTTCGGGGACCGGCTGTTCGCCGTGCCGATCGGGGCGCTGTGGGCGGGGACGGCAATGTGA
- the nthB gene encoding nitrile hydratase subunit beta — translation MNTIHDMGGMDGFGPVEPEENEPVFHHRWEGRVYALTRAVGPWGRGREWPSFRYTLESIPPVEYLSMSYYERWFRMMTTRLLVSGLISETELETGYPDPGAPRPEMLPPSNTGAPGAGLLDMDVPARFAPNDRVRARNLHPRGHTRQPRYVRGRQGTVVEDYGVYALQDTDEDGRRPLDRRPQHVYSVRFEARELWGERAAAGDAIYVDLWEDYLEPA, via the coding sequence GTGAACACGATCCACGACATGGGCGGCATGGACGGCTTCGGCCCGGTCGAGCCCGAGGAGAACGAGCCCGTCTTCCACCACCGCTGGGAGGGGCGCGTGTACGCGCTCACCAGGGCGGTCGGTCCGTGGGGCCGGGGGCGCGAATGGCCCTCCTTCCGCTACACGCTCGAGAGCATCCCCCCCGTCGAATACCTCAGCATGTCCTACTACGAGCGCTGGTTCCGGATGATGACGACCCGACTGCTCGTGAGCGGCCTCATCTCGGAGACCGAACTGGAGACCGGCTACCCGGATCCGGGGGCGCCGCGGCCGGAGATGCTCCCGCCCTCGAACACCGGGGCGCCGGGCGCCGGGCTCCTCGACATGGATGTACCCGCCCGCTTCGCGCCGAACGACCGGGTGCGTGCGCGGAACCTCCACCCGCGCGGCCACACGCGGCAGCCGCGCTACGTCCGCGGGCGGCAGGGAACCGTGGTCGAGGACTACGGCGTCTACGCGCTGCAGGACACGGACGAGGACGGCCGGCGTCCCCTCGACCGCCGCCCGCAGCACGTCTACTCGGTGCGCTTCGAGGCGCGGGAACTGTGGGGTGAGCGGGCCGCCGCGGGCGACGCGATCTACGTCGACCTGTGGGAAGACTACCTGGAGCCAGCGTGA
- a CDS encoding thiamine pyrophosphate-binding protein encodes MTVSYENSKAVFDGIKAAGIRSISALPETWLGLLLQRAEDDPEVDLIQVAKEEEAVGIAAGAYFAGEPHILLMQNHGFFAAMNGIISLAQLYSVPLCMLIAVRGHWGEPYPWHTRGGIVTEGLLQALNIPYHHARDPALVAKEIAEAYTLSQSSLSPVALLLTRDLMEV; translated from the coding sequence ATGACCGTTTCCTACGAGAACTCGAAGGCCGTCTTCGACGGGATCAAGGCCGCCGGCATCCGCAGCATCTCCGCTCTGCCGGAGACATGGCTCGGTCTCCTCCTGCAGCGCGCCGAGGACGATCCCGAGGTCGATCTCATCCAGGTCGCCAAGGAGGAGGAGGCGGTCGGCATCGCCGCCGGGGCCTACTTCGCCGGCGAGCCGCACATCCTGCTCATGCAGAACCACGGCTTCTTCGCGGCAATGAACGGGATCATCTCCCTCGCCCAGCTCTACTCCGTCCCGCTCTGCATGCTCATCGCGGTCCGGGGCCACTGGGGCGAGCCCTACCCGTGGCACACTCGTGGCGGGATCGTGACGGAGGGGTTGCTGCAGGCGCTCAACATCCCCTACCACCACGCGAGAGATCCGGCGCTCGTCGCGAAGGAGATCGCCGAGGCGTACACGCTGTCGCAGAGTTCGCTCTCGCCGGTCGCGCTGCTGCTGACGCGCGACCTCATGGAAGTGTGA
- the nthA gene encoding nitrile hydratase subunit alpha, with product MADQDESHEHSHEHDHDHDHQDVPSDIALRVRALESVLAEKGMVDSAALDEIVDTYENRIGPRNGAEVVARAWVDPAYRERLLADGTAAIGELGHLGGQGEHMKVVANTAEVHNLVVCTLCSCYPWPTLGLPPVWYKSAPFRARAVIEPRAVLSEFGLDVPEDVEVRVWDSTAEIRYLVLPERPAGTEEMSEEELAGIVSRDSMIGVARVEAPAGGPSGGDR from the coding sequence ATGGCCGACCAGGACGAGTCACACGAGCACAGTCACGAGCACGACCACGACCATGATCATCAGGACGTGCCGTCGGACATCGCCCTCCGGGTGCGGGCGCTGGAGTCCGTCCTCGCGGAGAAGGGGATGGTGGATTCGGCGGCGCTGGACGAAATCGTGGACACGTACGAGAACCGGATCGGCCCGCGGAACGGAGCCGAGGTGGTCGCGCGCGCCTGGGTCGATCCCGCGTACCGCGAGCGCCTCCTCGCGGATGGGACCGCGGCGATCGGCGAACTCGGCCATCTGGGCGGTCAGGGCGAGCACATGAAGGTCGTGGCGAACACCGCGGAGGTGCACAACCTCGTCGTCTGCACGCTGTGCTCGTGCTACCCGTGGCCGACGCTGGGCCTCCCGCCCGTGTGGTACAAGTCCGCCCCCTTCCGGGCGCGGGCGGTCATCGAGCCGCGCGCCGTGCTGAGCGAATTCGGTCTCGATGTGCCCGAGGATGTCGAGGTCCGCGTCTGGGACAGCACCGCGGAGATCCGCTACCTGGTGCTCCCGGAGCGGCCCGCCGGCACCGAGGAGATGAGCGAAGAGGAGCTGGCGGGGATCGTCAGCCGGGACTCGATGATCGGCGTGGCCCGGGTCGAGGCGCCAGCGGGAGGCCCGTCCGGAGGAGACCGGTGA